From the genome of Streptomyces sp. NBC_01260, one region includes:
- a CDS encoding helix-turn-helix domain-containing protein: MTQSTTGTADTHPLPPPKERRRLREAKSLSEEQVAAAVGVTRATVRAWETGRTRPRGRKREAYARLIGTGDAPSTPPAEGIKPDTPDKWSKDSAERAARPTASEPAEVSEASEPSEPSWAVSAAGSSGGGSGSGAGTGPSPAEAFDALYRHTAAALFRQTYLLTGRRGLAREAVGKAFDLAWQRWPEVAADRDPVGWVRAAAYEHAVSPWHRLRRAHRRLDPPPEAPGPRALLDALLALPPSYRRTLLLHDGVGLGLPETAAETEASTPAAAGRLMTARAAVAEKLPELAKPSAPAEQSALLHERLGALALAQPAPSLPVPELIRSGSERKAQLWTRAAIGFIVLLIGLTLITLATAPRKYETPQSPAQKVSGVPPLGGPEKLTPQDKKLRKKFGKELVRGPARLVPEVG; the protein is encoded by the coding sequence ATGACACAGAGCACGACCGGCACGGCAGATACCCATCCGCTCCCCCCGCCCAAGGAGCGTCGCAGGCTGCGGGAGGCGAAGTCACTGAGTGAGGAGCAGGTCGCGGCGGCTGTGGGGGTCACCCGGGCCACGGTCCGGGCCTGGGAGACGGGCCGCACCCGTCCACGCGGGCGCAAGCGCGAGGCGTACGCCAGGCTCATCGGAACGGGTGACGCACCGTCCACGCCACCCGCCGAGGGCATCAAGCCGGACACCCCGGACAAGTGGTCGAAGGATTCAGCCGAACGGGCGGCCCGCCCGACTGCCTCTGAGCCCGCCGAGGTCTCGGAGGCTTCCGAGCCTTCCGAGCCTTCCTGGGCAGTCTCCGCCGCCGGTTCCAGCGGCGGTGGCAGCGGTTCGGGGGCCGGGACCGGGCCTTCGCCCGCCGAGGCGTTCGACGCCCTGTACCGGCACACCGCCGCCGCGCTGTTCCGCCAGACCTATCTGCTGACCGGCCGCCGCGGCCTGGCCCGCGAGGCCGTCGGCAAGGCCTTCGACCTCGCCTGGCAGCGCTGGCCGGAGGTCGCCGCGGACCGGGACCCGGTGGGCTGGGTACGCGCGGCCGCCTACGAACACGCGGTGTCGCCGTGGCACCGGCTGCGCCGCGCGCACCGCCGCCTCGATCCGCCGCCCGAGGCGCCCGGCCCCCGTGCGCTGCTCGACGCGCTGCTGGCCCTGCCGCCCTCGTACCGCCGCACGCTGCTGCTCCACGACGGAGTCGGGCTGGGGCTGCCGGAGACCGCGGCGGAGACGGAGGCGAGCACCCCGGCGGCGGCGGGGCGGCTGATGACCGCTCGGGCGGCCGTCGCCGAGAAGCTGCCCGAGCTCGCGAAGCCGTCGGCACCGGCCGAGCAGTCCGCGCTGCTGCACGAGCGGCTCGGCGCGCTCGCCCTCGCCCAGCCCGCGCCCTCGCTGCCGGTCCCGGAGCTGATCCGTAGTGGCAGCGAACGCAAGGCGCAGCTCTGGACGCGGGCGGCCATCGGGTTCATCGTGCTGCTGATCGGCCTGACGCTGATCACGCTGGCCACCGCCCCGAGGAAGTACGAGACACCCCAGTCGCCCGCGCAGAAGGTCAGCGGGGTGCCGCCGCTCGGCGGTCCGGAGAAGCTCACGCCGCAGGACAAGAAGCTGCGGAAGAAGTTCGGCAAGGAGCTCGTGCGCGGTCCGGCCCGGCTGGTTCCCGAAGTGGGCTGA
- the sucD gene encoding succinate--CoA ligase subunit alpha, with translation MAIFLTKDSKVIVQGMTGATGMKHTKLMLADGTNIVGGVNPRKAGTSVDFDGSEIPVFGSVKEAMEKTGANVSVLFVPPAFSKAAVVEAIDAEIPLAVVITEGIAVHDSAAFWAYAGAKGNKTRIIGPNCPGLITPGQSNAGIIPGDITKPGRIGLVSKSGTLTYQMMYELRDIGFSSAVGIGGDPVIGTTHIDALAAFEADPETDLIVMIGEIGGDAEERAADFIASSVTKPVVGYVAGFTAPEGKTMGHAGAIVSGSSGTAQAKKEALEAAGVKVGKTPTETAKLAREILGA, from the coding sequence ATGGCTATCTTCCTCACCAAGGACAGCAAGGTCATCGTCCAGGGGATGACCGGCGCGACGGGCATGAAGCACACCAAGCTCATGCTCGCCGACGGCACCAACATCGTCGGCGGCGTGAACCCGCGCAAGGCCGGCACCTCCGTCGACTTCGACGGCAGCGAGATCCCGGTCTTCGGTTCCGTCAAGGAAGCGATGGAGAAGACCGGCGCGAACGTGTCCGTCCTCTTCGTGCCGCCGGCCTTCTCGAAGGCCGCCGTCGTCGAGGCGATCGACGCCGAGATCCCCCTCGCCGTCGTGATCACCGAGGGCATCGCCGTTCACGACTCGGCCGCCTTCTGGGCGTACGCCGGCGCGAAGGGCAACAAGACCCGGATCATCGGCCCGAACTGCCCCGGCCTGATCACCCCCGGTCAGTCCAACGCCGGCATCATCCCGGGCGACATCACCAAGCCCGGCCGTATCGGTCTCGTGTCGAAGTCGGGCACGCTGACCTACCAGATGATGTACGAGCTCCGTGACATCGGCTTCTCGTCGGCCGTCGGCATCGGTGGCGACCCGGTCATCGGCACGACGCACATCGACGCCCTCGCGGCGTTCGAGGCCGACCCCGAGACCGACCTCATCGTCATGATCGGCGAGATCGGCGGCGACGCCGAGGAGCGTGCGGCGGACTTCATCGCATCGAGCGTCACCAAGCCGGTCGTCGGTTACGTCGCGGGCTTCACCGCCCCCGAGGGCAAGACCATGGGCCACGCCGGCGCCATCGTCTCCGGTTCCTCCGGCACCGCGCAGGCGAAGAAGGAGGCCCTTGAGGCCGCCGGCGTCAAGGTCGGCAAGACGCCGACCGAGACCGCCAAGCTGGCGCGCGAGATCCTCGGCGCCTGA
- the sucC gene encoding ADP-forming succinate--CoA ligase subunit beta: MDLFEYQARDLFAKHGVPVLAGEVIDTPEAAREATERLGGKSVVKAQVKVGGRGKAGGVKLAATPDEAVARATDILGMDIKGHTVHKVMIAELSPEIEAEYYVSYLLDRTNRTFLAMASVQGGMDIEEVAEKTPEALAKVPVNAVDGVDIVKAREIVAQAKFPADVAEGVAEAMVTLWDTFVAEDALLVEVNPLVKTKDGRILALDGKVSLDENADFRQPGHEALEDKAAANPLEAAAKAKNLNYVKLDGEVGIIGNGAGLVMSTLDVVAYAGENHGNVKPANFLDIGGGASAEVMANGLEIILGDPDVKSVFVNVFGGITACDEVANGIVQALELLKTKGEAVTKPLVVRLDGNNAELGRKILSDANHPLVQRVDTMDGAADKAAELAAAAK; this comes from the coding sequence GTGGACCTGTTCGAGTACCAGGCGAGGGACCTCTTCGCCAAGCACGGTGTACCGGTGCTGGCCGGTGAAGTCATCGACACGCCTGAGGCAGCCCGCGAGGCGACCGAGCGGCTGGGCGGCAAGTCCGTCGTCAAGGCGCAGGTGAAGGTCGGCGGCCGCGGCAAGGCCGGTGGCGTCAAGCTGGCCGCCACCCCCGACGAGGCGGTCGCCCGGGCGACCGACATTCTCGGCATGGACATCAAGGGCCACACGGTCCACAAGGTGATGATCGCCGAGCTGTCCCCGGAGATCGAGGCGGAGTACTACGTCTCGTACCTCCTGGACCGCACCAACCGCACCTTCCTGGCCATGGCCTCGGTGCAGGGTGGCATGGACATCGAGGAGGTCGCGGAGAAGACCCCCGAGGCCCTCGCGAAGGTCCCGGTCAACGCCGTGGACGGCGTGGACATCGTCAAGGCCCGCGAGATCGTGGCCCAGGCGAAGTTCCCGGCCGACGTGGCCGAGGGTGTCGCCGAGGCCATGGTGACCCTGTGGGACACCTTCGTCGCCGAGGACGCCCTCCTCGTCGAGGTCAACCCGCTGGTGAAGACCAAGGACGGGCGAATCCTGGCCCTGGACGGAAAGGTGTCTCTCGACGAGAACGCCGACTTCCGCCAGCCCGGCCACGAGGCGCTCGAGGACAAGGCCGCGGCCAACCCGCTCGAGGCTGCCGCCAAGGCCAAGAACCTCAACTACGTCAAGCTCGACGGCGAGGTCGGCATCATCGGTAACGGTGCCGGTCTGGTCATGTCGACCCTGGACGTCGTCGCGTACGCCGGTGAGAACCACGGCAACGTGAAGCCCGCCAACTTCCTCGACATCGGTGGCGGCGCCTCCGCAGAGGTCATGGCGAACGGCCTTGAGATCATCCTCGGCGACCCGGACGTCAAGTCCGTCTTCGTCAACGTCTTCGGCGGCATCACCGCCTGCGACGAGGTCGCCAACGGCATCGTCCAGGCGCTTGAGCTGCTCAAGACCAAGGGCGAAGCGGTCACCAAGCCGCTCGTCGTGCGCCTCGACGGCAACAACGCGGAGCTGGGTCGCAAGATCCTCTCCGACGCCAACCACCCGCTCGTTCAGCGCGTGGACACCATGGACGGCGCGGCCGACAAGGCCGCCGAGCTCGCCGCGGCTGCGAAGTAA
- a CDS encoding vWA domain-containing protein: MTTTRTAGADKPAGTDETARVQGADDGERLRRWRMVLGADSSQSTGCTLTGRDAAMDGALTALYEGGRQPGGRGGSGRSAGLGASAPSVARWLGDIRTYFPSSVVQVMQRDAIDRLGLSALLLEPEMLEAVEADVHLVGTLLSLNKVMPETTKETARAVVRKVVEKLESRLTTRTRAALTGALDRSAKVSRPRHHDIDWNRTIRANLKNYLTLPGEDGAGTIVPERLIGYGRAAQSVKKDVILCIDQSGSMAASVVYASVFGAVLASMRALRTRLVVFDTAVVDLTDQLDDPVDVLFGTQLGGGTDINRALAYCQSRITRPADTVVVLISDLYEGGIRNEMLKRVAAMKASGVQFVTLLALSDEGAPAYDRDHASALAALGAPAFACTPDLFPEVMAAAIEKRPLPLPDKEAHG; this comes from the coding sequence ATGACGACGACCAGGACGGCCGGGGCGGACAAGCCGGCCGGGACGGACGAGACCGCTCGCGTGCAGGGCGCGGACGACGGTGAACGGCTGCGGCGCTGGCGCATGGTGCTCGGCGCGGACAGCTCGCAGAGCACGGGCTGCACCCTCACCGGACGCGACGCCGCGATGGACGGCGCACTGACCGCGCTGTACGAGGGCGGGAGACAGCCCGGCGGACGGGGCGGCAGCGGCCGCTCGGCAGGACTGGGCGCCTCCGCGCCCTCCGTGGCCCGCTGGCTCGGGGACATCCGTACGTACTTCCCCAGCTCCGTCGTCCAGGTCATGCAGCGCGACGCCATCGACCGCCTCGGCCTCTCCGCGCTCCTGCTCGAACCGGAGATGCTGGAGGCCGTCGAGGCGGACGTCCATCTCGTCGGCACCCTGCTCTCGCTCAACAAGGTGATGCCCGAGACGACGAAGGAGACCGCGAGAGCCGTCGTGCGCAAGGTCGTCGAGAAGCTGGAGAGCCGGCTCACCACCCGCACCCGGGCGGCGCTCACGGGTGCGCTGGACCGCTCGGCGAAGGTCAGCCGGCCGCGTCACCACGACATCGACTGGAACCGGACCATCCGGGCCAACCTCAAGAACTACCTGACCCTCCCCGGGGAGGACGGGGCCGGCACGATCGTGCCCGAGCGGCTCATCGGCTACGGCCGCGCGGCACAGTCCGTGAAGAAGGACGTCATCCTCTGCATCGACCAGTCCGGCTCGATGGCGGCCTCCGTGGTGTACGCCTCGGTCTTCGGCGCCGTGCTCGCCTCCATGCGCGCCCTGCGGACCAGGCTCGTCGTCTTCGACACGGCCGTCGTCGACCTCACCGACCAGCTCGACGACCCGGTGGACGTGCTCTTCGGCACCCAGCTCGGCGGCGGCACCGACATCAACCGGGCGCTCGCCTACTGCCAGTCCAGGATCACCCGCCCCGCGGACACCGTCGTCGTGCTCATCAGCGACCTGTACGAGGGCGGCATCCGCAACGAGATGCTGAAGCGGGTCGCCGCGATGAAGGCGTCCGGAGTGCAGTTCGTGACCCTGCTCGCCCTCTCCGACGAGGGCGCACCCGCCTACGACCGCGACCACGCGAGCGCACTCGCCGCGCTGGGCGCTCCGGCCTTCGCCTGTACGCCGGACCTCTTTCCGGAAGTGATGGCGGCGGCGATCGAGAAGCGGCCGCTGCCCCTGCCGGACAAGGAGGCCCATGGATGA
- a CDS encoding DUF5682 family protein has protein sequence MTGAPRPGGPLLLGVRHHGPGSARAVGAALEAARPRAVLIEGPPEGDALLPLAADEQMRPPVALLAHAVDDPGRAAFWPLAEFSPEWVAIRWALAHGVPVRFIDLPAAHSLAMTEEDERRGPAEQAGEAGSPPVPVDPIGVLAETAGYDDPERWWEDVVEHRAHDGGPGDPSAAFAALGEAMTALREVYGDGGHPRDAVREAYMRIQLRTARKEFGDDFAVVCGAWHVPALEARTTLAADRALLKGLPKVKAELTWVPWTHHRLARHSGYGAGIDSPGWYAHLFASPDRPVERWMTKVAGLLRDEDRFVSSAHVIEAVRLAATLAAVRGRPLAGLSEATDAVRAVMCEGSDVPLALVRDRLIVGGTLGEVPDTAPAVPLQRDLTRLQRTLRLKPEASERDMELDLRKDTDAARSRLLHRLRILGVGWGEPTEGRGSTGTFRESWRLRWEPELYVRVAEAGVWGTTVLSAATARAESDAVAATALAEVTALAEQCLLAELPEALPVVMRVLADRAALDTDVGHLADALPSLARTLRYGDVRSTDTAALGEVAAGLAERICVGLPPACTGLDDDGAAALRRQVDGVHTAIGLLAGAVPANADGLRERWRAVLRKLAARDTVAGVIRGRAARLLLDDGHLGQDDAARLMGLALSPGTPPADAAAWIEGFVGGAAGGGMLLVHDERLLALVDSWLCGVSPDTFTDVLPLLRRTFSAYESGVRRTLGELVRRGPAAGGAAAGAGTVPGGGATAPGFGPVLDGPRADAVLPVLRLLLGLDADGDGAAEGHDHTEQPLGATG, from the coding sequence GTGACCGGCGCCCCGCGCCCCGGCGGGCCGCTGCTGCTGGGGGTGCGGCACCACGGCCCCGGCTCGGCCCGCGCCGTCGGCGCCGCACTGGAGGCCGCCCGTCCGCGGGCGGTGCTCATCGAGGGCCCGCCCGAGGGCGACGCGCTGCTGCCGCTCGCCGCCGACGAGCAGATGCGGCCGCCCGTCGCACTGCTCGCCCATGCGGTGGATGATCCCGGACGGGCGGCGTTCTGGCCGCTCGCCGAGTTCTCGCCCGAATGGGTCGCGATCCGCTGGGCCCTCGCGCACGGCGTCCCGGTCCGCTTCATCGACCTGCCGGCCGCCCACTCGCTGGCCATGACGGAGGAGGACGAGCGCCGGGGCCCGGCGGAACAGGCCGGGGAAGCGGGCTCCCCGCCCGTCCCGGTCGACCCCATCGGGGTACTGGCCGAGACCGCGGGCTACGACGACCCCGAGCGCTGGTGGGAGGACGTCGTCGAGCACCGCGCCCACGACGGCGGCCCCGGCGACCCGTCGGCGGCCTTCGCCGCGCTCGGCGAGGCGATGACCGCGCTGCGCGAGGTGTACGGGGACGGCGGCCACCCCAGGGACGCGGTCCGCGAGGCGTACATGCGGATCCAGTTGCGCACGGCGCGCAAGGAGTTCGGCGACGACTTCGCCGTGGTCTGCGGTGCCTGGCACGTACCCGCGCTCGAAGCGAGGACGACGCTCGCCGCCGACCGGGCCCTCCTCAAGGGACTGCCCAAGGTCAAGGCCGAGCTGACCTGGGTGCCCTGGACCCACCACCGGCTCGCCCGGCACAGCGGATACGGGGCCGGGATCGATTCACCCGGCTGGTACGCACACCTCTTCGCATCCCCGGACCGCCCGGTCGAACGGTGGATGACCAAGGTCGCCGGACTCCTGCGCGACGAGGACCGGTTCGTGTCGTCCGCCCATGTCATCGAGGCCGTCCGGCTCGCCGCGACCCTCGCCGCCGTGCGGGGCCGGCCGCTCGCCGGACTGAGCGAGGCGACCGACGCCGTCCGCGCCGTGATGTGCGAGGGCTCCGACGTACCGCTCGCCCTCGTCCGGGACCGGCTGATCGTCGGCGGGACACTCGGCGAGGTACCGGACACCGCCCCCGCCGTGCCGCTCCAGCGCGACCTCACCCGCCTGCAGCGCACCCTGCGGCTCAAACCGGAGGCGTCCGAACGGGACATGGAGCTCGACCTCCGCAAGGACACCGACGCGGCCCGCAGCCGGCTGCTGCACCGGCTGCGGATCCTCGGCGTCGGCTGGGGCGAACCCACCGAGGGCCGGGGGAGCACCGGCACCTTCCGGGAGAGCTGGCGGCTGCGCTGGGAGCCCGAGTTGTACGTACGCGTCGCGGAGGCGGGCGTATGGGGCACCACCGTGCTCTCCGCCGCGACCGCCCGCGCCGAGTCGGACGCCGTGGCGGCCACCGCCCTCGCCGAGGTCACCGCGCTCGCCGAACAGTGCCTGCTGGCCGAACTGCCCGAGGCGCTGCCCGTCGTGATGCGCGTGCTCGCCGACCGTGCCGCCCTCGACACGGACGTCGGCCACCTCGCCGACGCCCTGCCGTCCCTGGCCCGGACGCTGCGCTACGGGGACGTCCGGTCCACGGACACCGCGGCGCTCGGGGAGGTCGCGGCCGGGCTGGCGGAGCGGATCTGCGTCGGACTGCCACCCGCCTGCACCGGACTCGACGACGACGGGGCCGCCGCGCTGCGCCGCCAGGTGGACGGCGTCCACACGGCGATCGGGCTGCTCGCCGGCGCCGTACCGGCGAACGCGGACGGGCTGCGCGAACGCTGGAGGGCGGTGCTGCGCAAGCTCGCCGCCCGCGACACGGTCGCAGGCGTGATCCGGGGCCGGGCCGCCCGGTTGCTGCTCGACGACGGGCACCTCGGACAGGACGACGCGGCCCGGCTGATGGGCCTGGCCCTCTCGCCCGGCACACCGCCCGCCGACGCCGCCGCGTGGATCGAGGGCTTCGTCGGCGGGGCGGCCGGTGGCGGCATGCTCCTGGTCCATGACGAGCGGCTGCTCGCCCTGGTCGACTCCTGGCTGTGCGGGGTCTCCCCGGACACCTTCACCGACGTGCTGCCGCTGCTGCGCCGCACCTTCTCGGCGTACGAATCAGGTGTCCGGCGCACGCTGGGCGAGCTCGTCCGGCGCGGCCCCGCTGCCGGGGGAGCGGCCGCGGGGGCGGGCACGGTCCCTGGCGGCGGGGCGACGGCTCCCGGATTCGGCCCCGTACTCGACGGACCGCGGGCGGACGCGGTGCTGCCGGTGCTGCGCCTGCTGCTGGGCCTGGACGCGGATGGGGACGGGGCCGCGGAGGGACACGACCACACCGAGCAACCGCTGGGGGCAACGGGATGA
- a CDS encoding ATP-binding protein, translating to MTVSETTAAVGAEALRPHAEDAFADELKALAAADDRPRPARWRLSPWAVATYLLGGTLSDGTVITPKYVGPRRLVEVAVTTLATDRALLLLGVPGTAKTWVSEHLAAAVSGDSTLLVQGTAGTPEEAVRYGWNYAELLAHGPSRDALVPSPLMRAMSEGMTARIEELTRIPADVQDSLITILSEKTLPLPELGQEVQAVRGFNVIATANDRDRGVNELSSALRRRFNTVVLPLPATPEAEVDIVSRRVDQVGRSLDLPPAPDGLAEIRRVVTVFRELRDGVTTDGRTRIKSPSGTLSTAEAISVVTNGLALAAHFGDGVLRAGDVAAGILGAVVRDPAADRVVWQEYLETVVRERDGWKDFYRACREASL from the coding sequence ATGACCGTGTCCGAAACCACCGCAGCCGTGGGCGCCGAGGCGCTGCGCCCGCACGCCGAGGACGCCTTCGCCGATGAGCTGAAGGCACTCGCGGCCGCCGACGACCGCCCGCGGCCCGCCCGTTGGCGGCTGTCGCCCTGGGCCGTCGCCACGTACCTGCTGGGCGGCACCCTGTCCGACGGCACCGTGATCACACCCAAGTACGTGGGCCCGCGCCGCCTCGTGGAGGTCGCCGTCACCACGCTCGCCACCGACCGGGCGCTGCTGCTGCTCGGTGTGCCCGGCACCGCCAAGACCTGGGTGTCCGAGCATCTCGCGGCCGCCGTCAGCGGCGACTCGACCCTCCTCGTCCAGGGCACGGCGGGCACACCCGAGGAAGCGGTCCGCTACGGGTGGAACTACGCGGAGCTGCTCGCGCACGGCCCCAGCCGCGACGCGCTGGTGCCCAGCCCGCTGATGCGCGCCATGTCCGAGGGCATGACCGCGCGGATCGAGGAGCTCACCCGCATCCCCGCCGATGTGCAGGACTCCCTGATCACCATCCTGTCCGAGAAGACCCTGCCGCTGCCCGAACTGGGCCAGGAGGTCCAGGCCGTCCGCGGCTTCAACGTCATCGCCACGGCCAACGACCGCGACCGCGGGGTCAACGAGCTGTCCAGTGCCCTGCGCCGCCGGTTCAACACGGTGGTCCTGCCGCTGCCGGCCACCCCCGAGGCCGAGGTCGACATCGTCTCGCGGCGCGTCGACCAGGTCGGCCGCTCCCTCGACCTGCCTCCCGCGCCCGACGGCCTCGCGGAGATCCGCCGCGTGGTCACCGTCTTCCGCGAGCTGCGCGACGGGGTCACCACCGACGGCCGCACCAGGATCAAGTCGCCCTCGGGGACGCTGTCCACGGCCGAGGCCATCTCCGTCGTCACCAACGGCCTCGCCCTCGCCGCCCACTTCGGCGACGGGGTGCTGCGTGCCGGGGACGTCGCGGCCGGCATCCTCGGCGCGGTCGTCCGGGACCCGGCCGCCGACCGGGTGGTCTGGCAGGAGTACCTGGAGACGGTGGTGCGCGAGCGGGACGGCTGGAAGGACTTCTACCGCGCCTGCCGTGAGGCCTCCCTGTGA
- a CDS encoding SWIM zinc finger family protein, with translation MLLTDGGEPLRTAAPAARWTVEQVLALAPDEASRKAGNKLGSAGPWSDTGWDGPGAVWGLCRGSGSKPYRTVIDTTGPAYRCSCPSRKFPCKHALGLLLLRASDEGALPAADPPDWAGEWLAGRRRRAEAAEVKERPEGGEGAAAGPADPAAARRRAERRAGRIGGGVRELEQRLTDLVRGGLAAAEQSGYGLWEETAARMVDAQAPGLAGRVRELGAIPGSGPGWPVRLLEECALLHLLDTGWLGIDRLPPPLAATVRTRVGLPAPAEGPPVRDHWLVLAQYDTPEGKIVARRIWLYGRESGRTALLLSFGAAGRSPGQALPVGVTLDAELTPHRGSGQLRAELGTRFGTPAPAGTPPPGVTVAGAVAAYGRALGDDPWLDSWPVTLRDVIPVPSEDGWQLADAEGDSALPIAPAALSRPALWKLVALSGGGPLTVFGECGHRGFDPLAAWPPVREGGDDAPEAAAHTLPVNAETVPLI, from the coding sequence ATGCTGCTGACTGACGGGGGAGAACCCTTGCGCACCGCCGCTCCGGCGGCGCGCTGGACGGTGGAGCAGGTCCTGGCCCTGGCTCCTGACGAAGCTTCACGCAAGGCGGGGAACAAGCTCGGTTCGGCCGGGCCGTGGTCGGACACCGGGTGGGACGGCCCGGGTGCGGTGTGGGGGCTGTGCAGGGGGAGCGGGAGCAAGCCGTACCGCACGGTGATCGATACCACCGGCCCCGCGTACAGGTGCAGTTGCCCCAGCCGGAAGTTCCCCTGCAAGCACGCGCTGGGCCTGTTGCTGCTCCGGGCGTCCGACGAGGGGGCCCTGCCCGCGGCCGATCCGCCCGACTGGGCCGGTGAGTGGCTGGCGGGCCGCCGCCGCCGCGCGGAGGCCGCGGAGGTGAAGGAGCGGCCGGAGGGGGGCGAGGGCGCCGCGGCCGGACCTGCCGATCCGGCGGCCGCCCGGCGGCGGGCCGAGCGCCGGGCCGGGCGGATCGGCGGCGGCGTGCGGGAGCTGGAACAGCGCCTGACCGACCTGGTGCGCGGCGGTCTGGCCGCGGCCGAGCAGTCGGGATACGGGCTGTGGGAGGAGACGGCGGCCCGCATGGTCGACGCCCAGGCGCCCGGTCTGGCGGGACGGGTAAGGGAGTTGGGCGCGATCCCGGGTTCCGGACCGGGCTGGCCGGTGCGGCTGCTGGAGGAGTGTGCGCTGCTGCATCTGCTGGACACGGGCTGGCTGGGCATCGACCGGCTGCCGCCCCCACTGGCGGCCACGGTCCGTACCCGGGTCGGGCTGCCGGCCCCCGCCGAGGGTCCGCCGGTCCGTGATCACTGGCTGGTCCTCGCCCAGTACGACACCCCCGAGGGCAAGATCGTCGCCCGTCGTATCTGGCTGTACGGGAGGGAGTCGGGCCGGACCGCGCTGCTGCTGTCCTTCGGGGCCGCCGGCCGCTCCCCCGGACAGGCCCTGCCGGTGGGCGTCACGCTGGATGCCGAGCTCACGCCCCATCGGGGATCGGGACAGCTGAGGGCCGAACTCGGGACGCGGTTCGGGACGCCGGCGCCGGCCGGGACGCCGCCGCCGGGCGTCACGGTCGCCGGGGCGGTCGCCGCGTACGGGCGGGCCCTGGGCGACGACCCCTGGCTGGACTCCTGGCCGGTGACGCTGCGCGACGTCATACCCGTGCCGTCCGAGGACGGCTGGCAACTGGCGGACGCGGAAGGGGATTCGGCCCTGCCGATCGCCCCGGCCGCGCTCTCCCGGCCCGCGCTGTGGAAGCTCGTCGCGCTCTCCGGCGGCGGTCCGCTCACCGTCTTCGGCGAATGCGGCCACCGCGGTTTCGACCCGCTCGCGGCCTGGCCGCCCGTGCGCGAGGGCGGCGACGACGCGCCGGAGGCCGCCGCGCACACCCTGCCGGTCAACGCCGAGACCGTGCCGCTCATCTGA